In Bacteroidota bacterium, one DNA window encodes the following:
- a CDS encoding T9SS type A sorting domain-containing protein — MHYRYRFAVVLILIAAAIHAQQLGIPSDGREYFLGIATPSVEAQLVGGTARYGVNALITSLGENVVTVSYIGTDGAEFGAHSYRVSANTSLQVSLDLGRMSTTSVAPDQATYNTCHIVATAPISVLCYSSGGCAGGSYLALPLQCWGKRYVVMSYTDNPAGIGGIVSNERSRGGFQVIAASNATRVTITPSTTTAGGHIGAISGAGSDGTPRPFDVVLDRGQSVTIYSDGSDASNDITGSQVTADKPVAVLAMHENAFPLAGSVGSHYDEGRDFMMEQLIPAECWDTSSVISIPFVDSGQPAEGGEGDEIRIVGLNPSASTTVNEVTTGATLSVNPFSAVSRSSVTTAQTYRSTQAFGAMMYDQRMQGASGPYPAPSMMSLVPSSRWKSEFAFVVPPTTGMNSYASYITLIVPKWEWDQGNLLVSVNGAAFTTLQSAGISVKRMVSVPDEPYLRGLILSIGPGAYRIVNARAGQAHPYYREDTLTFPMMAYGYGMRAYSPDGDVLDESGDDFFTEYASPLGMSYGNSSIPRPTMSADVTDECTHWHVCLHSTGAATNGIRYIELLNYANYETGAGNDIAHNVMFDPLLDPLGKGEIVLDGAEQEYCFDVLKRSQADTAFGSIAFYDNSGRGMIVPVSGLLTLYAQPSGQLGYGANRTYTFGTDTLGSTRCGDLWLYANQYETGSAEITSIRITGDTSAFHITNALPAFPLRIEANSSVWLELCCTTHALDTSYADVVVEYGCRSQTFRLSAVATSGYIHVDDIRYHDTKVGAEVCSTLVVTNTGNAPLWLDGYRLNDTSNFRVKPNPKGYSLPHRIVQGDTMTFTVCFRPTRADTLRTEMEWLTSVADTVEPELPRISHLMGRGFIPVDDVAAEPMEDIGLMASFSDGTLHINTSSTLTAYASVCVYDLIGRQVWSIRLDPGWSGGRYALSNLAAGTYIVRFETDRMHRSIVLHVQ, encoded by the coding sequence ATGCACTATCGTTACCGGTTCGCAGTCGTTCTCATCCTCATCGCCGCCGCAATTCACGCTCAACAGCTGGGCATCCCGAGCGACGGCCGAGAATATTTCCTCGGCATTGCGACGCCGAGCGTCGAAGCGCAGCTCGTCGGCGGGACTGCGCGATATGGTGTAAACGCACTGATTACCAGTCTTGGCGAGAATGTGGTGACCGTATCGTATATCGGCACGGATGGTGCGGAATTTGGTGCGCACTCCTACCGGGTCTCGGCGAACACATCCCTACAAGTGTCGCTGGATCTCGGTAGGATGAGCACCACGAGTGTTGCGCCCGACCAGGCGACATACAACACCTGTCATATCGTTGCGACGGCGCCGATCTCGGTGTTGTGTTATAGCAGTGGCGGCTGCGCCGGCGGCTCATATCTCGCGCTGCCGTTGCAGTGCTGGGGCAAACGATATGTCGTCATGAGCTACACGGACAACCCTGCCGGAATCGGCGGGATCGTCTCGAACGAACGATCGCGCGGCGGCTTTCAGGTGATCGCCGCTTCGAATGCAACCCGAGTGACGATCACGCCATCGACAACCACTGCCGGTGGCCATATCGGGGCGATCTCCGGTGCCGGGTCCGACGGAACACCAAGACCGTTCGACGTGGTGCTCGACCGGGGCCAATCGGTCACAATCTATTCCGATGGCAGCGACGCCTCGAACGATATCACCGGAAGCCAGGTAACGGCCGACAAACCGGTCGCCGTACTTGCAATGCACGAGAACGCGTTCCCGCTGGCCGGGAGTGTCGGATCGCACTACGATGAAGGACGAGATTTTATGATGGAGCAGTTGATCCCCGCCGAATGCTGGGATACGTCTTCCGTGATCAGCATTCCGTTTGTCGATTCCGGACAACCGGCTGAAGGTGGGGAAGGCGACGAGATTCGCATCGTCGGCCTGAATCCATCGGCAAGCACCACAGTGAACGAAGTAACGACCGGCGCGACACTTTCTGTAAATCCGTTCTCGGCCGTGAGCAGATCGTCGGTAACCACGGCACAGACGTACCGATCGACGCAGGCATTCGGCGCGATGATGTACGATCAGCGGATGCAAGGTGCGAGCGGGCCGTATCCTGCACCCTCGATGATGAGCCTCGTACCGTCGAGCAGGTGGAAAAGCGAATTCGCATTCGTCGTACCACCTACGACTGGGATGAATTCGTACGCATCGTATATCACCCTCATCGTCCCGAAGTGGGAGTGGGATCAGGGCAATCTGCTGGTTTCGGTGAACGGCGCTGCATTTACGACACTACAAAGCGCAGGAATCTCCGTGAAACGGATGGTCTCCGTACCGGACGAACCATACCTACGAGGACTTATCCTCTCGATCGGGCCCGGAGCTTATCGCATCGTCAATGCTCGGGCCGGACAAGCGCACCCGTACTATCGTGAAGACACGCTTACATTCCCAATGATGGCCTACGGATACGGAATGCGAGCCTATTCGCCGGACGGTGACGTACTCGACGAAAGCGGAGACGATTTCTTCACCGAATATGCGTCCCCGCTCGGGATGTCATACGGTAACTCGAGTATTCCGCGACCCACGATGAGTGCAGATGTTACCGACGAGTGTACACATTGGCACGTCTGCTTGCATTCGACTGGCGCTGCAACGAACGGGATTCGCTATATCGAGTTATTGAACTACGCAAACTATGAAACCGGCGCAGGCAACGACATTGCCCATAACGTGATGTTCGATCCACTGCTCGATCCGCTCGGTAAAGGTGAGATCGTTCTCGATGGCGCAGAACAGGAGTATTGTTTCGATGTGCTCAAGCGCTCGCAGGCAGATACCGCCTTCGGCTCGATCGCCTTTTACGACAATTCGGGTCGGGGGATGATCGTGCCAGTTAGCGGCTTGCTGACTCTCTACGCTCAGCCGAGCGGTCAATTAGGATATGGGGCAAATCGCACATACACGTTCGGCACCGATACGCTCGGCAGTACACGCTGCGGAGATTTATGGTTGTATGCCAATCAGTATGAGACCGGATCTGCAGAGATCACTTCGATCCGCATAACTGGTGACACGTCTGCATTTCATATTACCAATGCACTTCCAGCATTCCCGTTGCGCATCGAAGCGAATTCGTCCGTTTGGCTCGAACTCTGTTGTACGACGCATGCTCTCGATACATCTTATGCCGATGTCGTCGTGGAATATGGATGCCGCTCGCAGACATTCCGGCTGTCCGCGGTTGCAACAAGCGGATATATTCACGTGGATGATATACGATATCATGACACCAAGGTCGGGGCAGAAGTGTGTTCGACACTGGTCGTGACCAACACCGGGAATGCGCCACTCTGGCTCGATGGATACCGACTGAACGATACGAGCAACTTCCGGGTGAAGCCGAATCCGAAAGGGTATTCGCTCCCGCATCGTATTGTCCAGGGCGACACGATGACCTTCACCGTTTGTTTCCGCCCGACTCGTGCCGATACCCTTCGAACAGAGATGGAGTGGCTGACTTCGGTTGCCGATACGGTCGAGCCTGAGTTGCCGCGTATCTCGCATCTCATGGGGCGAGGATTTATCCCAGTCGATGACGTCGCTGCCGAACCGATGGAGGATATCGGGTTGATGGCTTCGTTCTCGGATGGAACGCTCCATATCAATACGTCATCGACGTTGACGGCGTATGCATCCGTATGCGTGTACGATCTCATCGGTCGCCAAGTCTGGAGCATTCGGCTTGATCCAGGGTGGAGCGGTGGACGGTATGCGCTTTCAAATCTTGCCGCCGGTACATATATCGTACGATTCGAAACCGACCGCATGCATCGTAGCATTGTGTTGCATGTGCAGTAA